Genomic segment of Desulfotomaculum sp.:
TCATGAAACAGCAGGGCAAGGGGAAAATCATTAACATCGCGTCTGTAATGGGTTTGGTAGGGTGCAAGACCAATATAATGGATGCCGCAGCCTACAACGCGAGCAAAGGGGCAGTTATCAATATGACCAGGGATTTAGCGGCTAAGTGGGCGCCATTTGGAGTTAACATAAATGTCCTTGCTCCAGGTTGGTTTCCAACGCACATGGCCGAAAAAATACTCGAAATGCACCGTAATGAATTTCTTGAATACATTCCAGCCGGTCGTTTTGGCAACGACGAGGATATAAAAGGAGCCGTAGCGTATCTGGCTTCGGATGCTTCCGATTATATGCACGGTCAGGTTTTGATTGTTGACGGAGGTTGGAGCATTCATTGAAATTAGATTTGGGGGATTGAAAATGAATGAGATTGTTATTGTTAGTGCAATAAGGACCCCTTTTGGCAGGTTTGGTGGCAGCCTGAAAGAATATACCCCGGTTGATCTGGGAGCAATTGTCATGCGCGAGGTTATGGCACGGTGTGATTATGACGGTTTAGTTGATGACATTTTCTGGGGCGTTGGCGATACAGCATCCTTTAAAGACGTATATACCCCAGTAATTGCCCGGCAAACGCTCATAAAGGCGGGGCTGTCCCCGGAAACGCCGTCATGCTCGCTTGATAAGGCCTGTGTCTCGGCAATGTCTGCTATACGGTTGGGCGCCTTGACCATTATGGCGGGGGAAGCAGATGTAGTCATTGCCGGAGGTGTCACAACATTTAGTCAGATGCCGCTTATTGTTCGGAACCTGAGGTTTGCCGGACATCGGATTGGGGCTGTCGCTATGGAGGATCCGCTGTTTGAGTTAGGCTATAAAGACTTTGCGCCTGTAGCTGTAGATGCCGGAAATATAGCTTTGAAGCATGGAATCGGCCGTGAGGAACAGGATGAATGGGCAGCGCTCAGCCACAGCCGTTATGGTGAGGCTCACGCCGCAGGGAAACTAAAAGAAGAAATGCTGCTCTTAACCATTCCCCAGAAGAAGGGTGAGCCTGTCGCTTTGGAAATTGATGAGCAGTACCGGCCAGACATTTCCGTAGACAAGCTGGCAAAGCTTGCGCCAATTTACGGAAGTCCGACCTGCACAGCTGGTAATTCACCTGGCTTAAATGATGGCGCGACGGCAGTCCTGTTAATGAGCAAGAAAAAAGCCCTGGCTTTAGGATTACCCATTCTTGCCACAGTAATTGCATCCGCCAGCGTAGCGTTGGAACCTCAACTTTTGGTGGAAGCCCCGGCTAAAGCCATAAGGAATGTCTTGCAGAGGGCCGCGATGAAGGTAGATGATCTTAAATTACTTGAAATCAATGAGGCTTTTGCGGCAGTAACCCTAGTCAGCAGTAAAATACTGGCTGACGGTGACTCGAAAAAACTTAAGGATATTAGAAAACGTCTCAATGTCAACGGAGGAGCTATTGCCATCGGACACCCAAATACCGCCAGCGGCGGCAGAGTTGTGATGACTATGATCAATGAGCTGAGAAGGCGAGGAGGCGGGTATGG
This window contains:
- a CDS encoding acetyl-CoA C-acyltransferase, which translates into the protein MNEIVIVSAIRTPFGRFGGSLKEYTPVDLGAIVMREVMARCDYDGLVDDIFWGVGDTASFKDVYTPVIARQTLIKAGLSPETPSCSLDKACVSAMSAIRLGALTIMAGEADVVIAGGVTTFSQMPLIVRNLRFAGHRIGAVAMEDPLFELGYKDFAPVAVDAGNIALKHGIGREEQDEWAALSHSRYGEAHAAGKLKEEMLLLTIPQKKGEPVALEIDEQYRPDISVDKLAKLAPIYGSPTCTAGNSPGLNDGATAVLLMSKKKALALGLPILATVIASASVALEPQLLVEAPAKAIRNVLQRAAMKVDDLKLLEINEAFAAVTLVSSKILADGDSKKLKDIRKRLNVNGGAIAIGHPNTASGGRVVMTMINELRRRGGGYGAAAICGGLAQGDAIIVRVD